The proteins below come from a single Desulfitobacterium metallireducens DSM 15288 genomic window:
- a CDS encoding SGNH/GDSL hydrolase family protein, giving the protein MERKTVFVIGDSVSIHYGPFLKEMIKSKYNFGRTSEIVDGDLDKPVGANAGDSKMVLEYLRDEYNKGTTYNILLLNCGLHDIRIDRVTKQIQVKKWEYEKKLNLISDLALKMSERVMWITTTPVLDVIHNRRNEGFLRYNEDVILYNSIAENIMGKYQISCVDLYTFTNSLGDDIYSDHVHFKESVRALQGAFIAGHLLCNR; this is encoded by the coding sequence GTGGAGCGGAAGACAGTATTTGTCATTGGCGATAGCGTTTCAATACACTATGGCCCATTTTTAAAGGAAATGATAAAAAGTAAATATAATTTCGGCCGGACAAGTGAAATAGTTGATGGAGATTTGGATAAACCTGTTGGTGCTAATGCCGGTGATTCTAAGATGGTCCTCGAATATTTAAGAGACGAATATAACAAGGGAACAACGTACAACATCTTGCTTTTGAATTGCGGCCTACATGATATAAGAATAGACAGGGTTACAAAACAGATTCAAGTCAAGAAATGGGAATATGAGAAAAAATTAAATCTAATATCAGACCTTGCTTTAAAGATGTCTGAGCGAGTAATGTGGATTACAACTACACCTGTACTGGATGTTATACATAATCGTAGAAATGAAGGCTTTTTACGGTATAACGAGGATGTAATTCTCTATAATAGCATAGCAGAGAATATAATGGGCAAGTACCAAATATCATGTGTTGACCTTTATACATTTACAAATAGTTTAGGAGATGATATTTATTCTGATCACGTACATTTTAAAGAATCAGTACGGGCACTACAGGGGGCATTCATTGCAGGACACTTACTTTGCAACCGATGA